DNA from Corallococcus soli:
GGCGCCCGGGGGCGGGGAGGTGCGCGTGGTGCTCCAGGGGCAGGCGAACGCCATCCCCACCTGTCCCACGCCGGTGGCCTGCCACACGGCGACGTTCGACGTGGTGACGGGGGTGTGCGTGGAGGCCCTGCAGCCGGATGGCACGGCGTGCGACCCGGGCAACGCGTGCCTCCAGGACGCCACCTGCGCGGCGGGGCGGTGCCGGGGGACGGAGCGCGTCTGCGACGACGGCGATGCGTGCACCACGGACGTGTGCAACCCGCTGGACGGCTGCGCGTCCGTGCCGGCGCCGCCGTGTCCGGGGGACGGCAGGTGCCAGGTGGGCACGTGCGACCCGAAGGTCGGGTGCGGGCTGGCGAAGGCGCCGGACGGCACCTTCTGCGGCCCGGAGCGCGGCTGTGACGTGGCGGACGTGTGCCTGGACGGGGCGTGTCAGCGGCGCGATCCGCCGGACAACTTCACCTGCGCGCCGGCGAGCCCCTGCCAGGGACCGGGCAGGTGCAAGGGGTCCGTGTGCGAGCGCCCGGCCGCGACGGCGCTGTTCGCGGACTGGACGTACGACGCGGCCTCCAACGGCGAGGCGCTGCACGACCTGCTGGTGGGGCCCACGGGGGACGTGACGCTGGTGGGCTTCTTCATGCCGGCGCTGATGGACGCGGCGGGCCCGGTGCCGGTGCGGGCGAGCGTGGCGGGGCGGCGGTGCATGTTGTGGAACGACCGGCTGCTCTGCATGGACCTGCCGCTCTCCGGGCAGGTGTCGCTGTTGGACCGGGCCACGGGCGCGCCGCGGTGGACGTTTGACCTGGCGACGGCGCGGCCTGACTTCGCGAAGGGGCTGACGACGCTGTTCATGGCGCGGCTGGGGGTGATGCAGCCGGACCGGCTGGCGGCGCTCTTCGAGGCGTATCCGGAGGGCACCGGACGCGACACGTTGTGCCGGCGGTACTTCCTCGTGGTGTTGGATGCCTTTGGCGGGATGGTGTCCGCGCAGGAGGTGAAGGACCCCCTGCTCTCCGAGTGCAACCACCCGCATCCGTACGGCGTGGCGTCGGACGCGGCGGGGGACCTGTACCTGGCCTTCGGGCAGACGCAGAACGTGGGGGCGCCGCTGTATCCGGGGGCGCCCACGCTGCTGATGGCGTTCTCGCAGGACGGGGTGCCGCGCTGGCGCAAGACGGAGGCGTTCAGCGCGGGGGAGCTGGCCATCGTGAACGGGCTGCTGCTCAACGAACGCTCCACGCAGGCGCTGCGCACGCAGGACGGACAGGCGGTGGGCTCCCAGACCTTCCCCAACAAGCTGGGCCGCGTGGTGGCGACCTCCGAGCGCCTCATCCCGTCGCCGTCGCAGGACGACAGCAAGCAGTCCTGGCGGCTGGAGGGGTATGGGTTGCCGGGGCTGGAGCCGGCGTGGACGTACCCGTTCCAGGGCTGGCCGGGGCCGGTGGCACCGGAGCTGAGGTTGGCCAGTTGGACGACGCGGCCGGGGCTGCCGCCGGAGACGGTGGTGCTGGGCACGGGGCTGAACGGGTTCGGGCTGCCCACGATGTTCGCGGTGAGCGCGAAGGACGGCGCGGAGGTGTTCCAGTGCCCGGTGGCCAACGCGACGACGCCCGCGCAGTTCCTGGAGCTGGGGCCGGACAGCGTGGTGATGATGGACGGGGCGCAGACGTGCGGTGACTGCGATCCCCCGTTCGCCAACAGCCAGGCGCGCTTCCGGCGCTTCCCCATCCCCGGCCTCAAGCCCGCGGAGGAGCCCTGGCCGGGGAC
Protein-coding regions in this window:
- a CDS encoding tenascin-X — its product is MTRTRTVVRWAPTGLLGALAAVLALLGACRDEPPLTGARSLLRVSQEVVAFQASYPGVTREVEIRVVNAGRTTLDVEWTALAPPFFADGLPTRMVPGEVPVRLRYRPEATGAAEATLTGRAPGGGEVRVVLQGQANAIPTCPTPVACHTATFDVVTGVCVEALQPDGTACDPGNACLQDATCAAGRCRGTERVCDDGDACTTDVCNPLDGCASVPAPPCPGDGRCQVGTCDPKVGCGLAKAPDGTFCGPERGCDVADVCLDGACQRRDPPDNFTCAPASPCQGPGRCKGSVCERPAATALFADWTYDAASNGEALHDLLVGPTGDVTLVGFFMPALMDAAGPVPVRASVAGRRCMLWNDRLLCMDLPLSGQVSLLDRATGAPRWTFDLATARPDFAKGLTTLFMARLGVMQPDRLAALFEAYPEGTGRDTLCRRYFLVVLDAFGGMVSAQEVKDPLLSECNHPHPYGVASDAAGDLYLAFGQTQNVGAPLYPGAPTLLMAFSQDGVPRWRKTEAFSAGELAIVNGLLLNERSTQALRTQDGQAVGSQTFPNKLGRVVATSERLIPSPSQDDSKQSWRLEGYGLPGLEPAWTYPFQGWPGPVAPELRLASWTTRPGLPPETVVLGTGLNGFGLPTMFAVSAKDGAEVFQCPVANATTPAQFLELGPDSVVMMDGAQTCGDCDPPFANSQARFRRFPIPGLKPAEEPWPGTFGGPGHDHHEDPVRGR